The region ACGATTTTGATCTTACCATTTTTGACACTGCCGATTACATCGGCGGGCATACCAACACAGTTATGGTGGAAGAAGACGGAGTAGAGATTCCGATCGACACTGGGTTCATTGTCTTCAACCACGTTACCTATCCCAATTTATTACGTTTATTCCAAACGTTAGATGTGCCCACAAAAAAATCGGACATGTCGTTTAGTGTGCAATATGATCCCACCAAACTAGAGTTCTGCGGATCTGGCCTTTCTGGTTTATTTGCACAAAAGAAGAATTTATTCCGACCTCGGTATTTGAAGATGTTACTCGAGATCAACAGATTCAATACGTCGGCTCCCAAAATTTTGGACAATCCTAACTATGACGATTGGAGTTTGGGACGTTACATGGAGACGTTTGGTTACGGAAAAGACATCTTGAATTATTATTTGGTGCCCATGAGCTCGGCTGTATGGTCTACACCACCCGATTTGATGTTAGAATTTCCTGCAAAATCTCTTATTCGCTTTTTTTATAACCATGGTTTTTTAGGGCTCAATACACAACATCAGTGGTACACAGTGGATGGTGGCTCGAACGAGTATGTGAAACGAATTATCCCTCCCATCAAAGATCGATTTCGTTTAAATACCCCAGTTCTTGCTGTGAACCGTTTGCCCAATGGCAAAGTGGAGGTTGTCCTCCCAGAAGGGAAAAAGGAAGTGTTTGACAAAGTGTTACTCGCGACTCATGGTCACTTGTCAGCCAAGTTAGTCGGGAATCCAACTAAACTTGAAAAAGAGTTATTACCTCTTTACAAATACCAACACAATACTGCCACCTTACACACGGATGATTCTGATATGCCAAGTATCAATTCATGCTGGTCGAGTTGGAATTATAAAATCACAGAAGCAAAAGATGGTAAAATGGAACCTTACACGATTTATTGGATGAATCGTTTGCAGAATGTTTCCAAAAAGAAAAACTATTTTGTGACGATTAATGATCCATGTCGGGTGAAACAAAGTCATATCATCAAAAAAATCGATTATGAACACCCACTCTTTTCTGTGGAAGCATCTCTTGGTCAAAATCGTTTGCCTTTGTTAAATGAAGAAGGACCAATCTATTATGCAGGTGCTTATTTTAGATATGGTTTTCATGAAGATGGATTTTTGTCTGCTGTGAATGTATCAAGAAGTATATTGAAGCGAGATCCATGGACTTAAGTTCTTGTATGTATGAAGCGGACGTATTTCATATGCGTACCGCACCAACGCAAAACAAATTTCAATATAAAATCTTTAACTTTTATATTGATTTGTCGGAGGTAGACAAACTAGCTGATAGAAGTTTTTTATTTTCCAAGAACCGCTGGAATTTGTTTTCCTATTATGACAAAGACCACCTCCAATTTGGGAAAGATTCCACTTACGAAAATGTAAAAGAATTTTTGTTAGCATCTGGGATCACAAGCCCAGTCGGGAAGATATTTCTTCTCACAAA is a window of Leptospira sp. WS60.C2 DNA encoding:
- a CDS encoding NAD(P)/FAD-dependent oxidoreductase, producing the protein MKETLAIVGTGIAGLGSAYFLKNDFDLTIFDTADYIGGHTNTVMVEEDGVEIPIDTGFIVFNHVTYPNLLRLFQTLDVPTKKSDMSFSVQYDPTKLEFCGSGLSGLFAQKKNLFRPRYLKMLLEINRFNTSAPKILDNPNYDDWSLGRYMETFGYGKDILNYYLVPMSSAVWSTPPDLMLEFPAKSLIRFFYNHGFLGLNTQHQWYTVDGGSNEYVKRIIPPIKDRFRLNTPVLAVNRLPNGKVEVVLPEGKKEVFDKVLLATHGHLSAKLVGNPTKLEKELLPLYKYQHNTATLHTDDSDMPSINSCWSSWNYKITEAKDGKMEPYTIYWMNRLQNVSKKKNYFVTINDPCRVKQSHIIKKIDYEHPLFSVEASLGQNRLPLLNEEGPIYYAGAYFRYGFHEDGFLSAVNVSRSILKRDPWT